A section of the Oscillospiraceae bacterium genome encodes:
- the larB gene encoding nickel pincer cofactor biosynthesis protein LarB, which translates to MDRERLLTFLHEYRAGRADDAEALRFLRDFPYEDLDFAKLDHQRALRQGFPEVVFCPGKTPAQIETICARLLAAGGPGLLATRADEAAAAAVARAAPDAVYHEAARLVTVVRTPRTRPGRVGVVSAGTADVPVAEEAALVAEVLGFQTDRIYDVGVAGLHRLLVHLDRLYAADVLIVVAGMEGALASVVGGLVPGPVVAVPTGVGYGASFGGVTALLAMLNSCAAGLAVVNIDNGFGAAWLAARILSIEN; encoded by the coding sequence ATGGACAGGGAGAGACTGCTGACATTTCTGCACGAGTACCGGGCGGGCCGCGCGGACGACGCGGAGGCCCTGCGGTTTTTGCGCGATTTCCCGTACGAGGATCTGGACTTTGCCAAACTCGACCACCAGCGGGCGCTGCGGCAGGGCTTTCCCGAGGTCGTCTTCTGCCCCGGTAAGACGCCGGCGCAGATCGAGACAATCTGTGCCCGACTGCTCGCCGCCGGCGGGCCCGGGCTCCTCGCCACGCGGGCCGACGAGGCCGCCGCCGCCGCCGTGGCGCGGGCCGCGCCCGACGCGGTGTATCATGAGGCCGCGCGGCTCGTGACGGTGGTCCGGACGCCGCGGACGCGCCCGGGGCGCGTCGGGGTCGTCTCGGCGGGCACCGCCGACGTCCCCGTGGCCGAGGAGGCCGCCCTCGTCGCGGAGGTACTGGGGTTTCAGACGGACCGGATCTATGACGTCGGCGTGGCGGGGCTGCACCGGCTGCTGGTCCATCTGGACCGGCTGTATGCGGCCGACGTACTGATCGTCGTCGCGGGCATGGAGGGCGCGCTCGCCAGCGTGGTGGGCGGGCTCGTGCCGGGGCCCGTCGTCGCCGTGCCCACCGGCGTGGGGTACGGGGCCTCCTTCGGGGGAGTCACGGCGCTGCTGGCCATGCTGAACTCCTGCGCGGCGGGCCTCGCCGTCGTCAACATCGACAACGGGTTTGGCGCCGCCTGGCTGGCCGCGCGCATCTTGTCAATTGAGAATTGA